CCTTCAGGATCAATGAGTGCGTACTCCCCCTCTTTAATCTTGACTAAAGCCACACCATTCATGAAATCATTGGCGTCCACATAAATTGCAGGCAAAACCTCTTTGCCTTGCGCATCTACATACCCATATAGTGATGGACCACCCGTTGTATTTTGTTTCGAAAATAATGCAAGTCCCTCATGCAATGAGTTTAGATAATCATAACGGGCTGGAGTCACCTCTTTACCTTTTTCATCGATAAATGTGTACCCTTTCGCATCTGATACTACTGCGCGTCCTTCCGAAAAAGGGGCAATGAACGAGTAAATGGGCTTTACCCGCTCCCTTCCAGAGCTGTCGATCAGTCCGCTACTGTTTTTTCGTTGTACAATTGCTAGCCCGTTCTTCTGAAAATCCTCAGCATATTCGTATCTAGGTTCAATCTGAGCACGACCTTCGTCGTTAATATATCCCCAGAGCATACCCTCTTTAAGATTAAAAGGCGCCGGATGTAGCCCAGTATTCCTTAATTCGTCATCAACCCACTCCGGTAATACATACGGCGTCTCATAAGGCTTATTTGAGTAGTCTACACGATATAATCCCGCCTCTGCCGGGATCGTAACGAACAGCTCCTCTTCTGTGCGTATGAAATCTTCTTCTTGCTGCGTAATATATTCGTTCCAGCCAATGCCGTCCCATCTCCATACATCCGCTTGCAATGGACCATTGTCATTCCCTTTCCCCAGCTCATTCAATCTAATCCTTAACATCGAGTCGCTCCCCTTTAACAAAGGCATTTGCCTATAGAATATGGGAGAATGTTGGTTTATGTGATTTTGATCTTTGAGGTGTGGGAGAAGGGTTAGGGTGTGTAATAGGTGTTGCGTGAGGGAGAACGTGACGGCGAGACTGAAAGCTGTGCAAGTGGTGAGGCGGGGCTTGCGTGAGCGGACACTAACGGGCGGAGGGACTGGGATGTAGCACGCCTGGAGCGAGGAGTAACGTAGGATGAGCAGAGTAAGTATGTGGGTGGGTTTGATTTTATGCGAGATGTGTTGAGTGAGCACGGAAGTGCGATGGATGTGATGATGCGGTATGTGCTGAGCAGTCGCTCCACGAACGGAATGTTACTCCCATCGCTGCTGTCTCCAAATTTCTTGATTTGCACCTCAGTTTCGGATGAAATTCGGAAACAAAGGCGAACGCTACTGCTTGTACGCAATCATTCCGTTCTCTCCGCTGCTATCAGCGTGTTTCGTCAACACTATCTCACTATGTAGCTCGTTTCTATCGATTCAAGGCAGTTACACCTCCTGTTCTTCCAAAGTAGCTCGTTTCGGTATTTCTGGAGCATTTATACCCCTAATTCTTCCATTATGGCTCTTTTCCGCTATTTCTGGGGCATTTATACCCTTTATTCTTCCACTTTGGCTCTTTTCCGCTATTTCTGGGGCATTTATACCCCTTATTCTTCCACTAGGGCTCTTTTCCGCTATTTCTGGGGTATTTATGCCCTTGTTTCTTCATGCATCCGCTTCATATAGCTCATTTTCGTCGATTCTAAGGGATTTTTACCGTTCATTTGCCACCTGTAGCTCATTTCAGCCGATTCTACGGGATTAATACCGTTCTTTTACCACTTCTAGCTCATTTCAGCCGATTCTACGGGATTTTTACCGTTCTTTTGCAACTTGTAGCTCAATTCAGGCGATTCTACGGGATTATTACCGTTCTTTTACCACTTGTAGCTCGTTTTCGTCGATTCTACGGGATTTTTACCGTTCATTTGCCACATTTCAAACAAAAACAAGTGAAGTTTCTGCATGTAATATAAGTTGGTCTTAGACGTGGCTAAGTCGCTATAGGATTACTGGCGGCAGTAGGCGAAGGTGTTCGCACGAAGGTGTTGGCACGATGTTGTTGTAGCGGTATTGGGTATAGTGATGTTGGTTGTGACGGTGTTAGTTGCAGCAGTGTTGTTGCAGCAGTGTTGTTGTAGCGGTATTGGATGTAGCAATGTTGGTTGTGACGGTGTTAGTTGCAGCAGTGTTGTTGCGCCAGTTTTAGTTATAGCAGTTTTGGTTGTCGCAATTTTATTTGTGACAGTGTTAGTTGTTTGTTTTTACCTGCTACTTTTTCGAAGCGAAGCCATCGAAACAGGCATGCCAAAAAGCGTTTGCGATAACTAGCAAACGCTTCTTCTGCCCTACCCCAGCGAGGTGATAAGGATAACGGAGGGGAATTTTGGAGCTGTAGAAACGAAGTGGTCGCCTTTGTTCTCAGATTCCAACCGCTAACGCGGTATCAATCAAGGAATCTGAGAACAACAGCGATCGTAAGCCCAATATTCCCCGGAGTTAGCCCTTAATCACCACGCGACCACGCTGCTACTTCTTCGAAGAGTACTTCCGCATATCAAATGCGACAGCGGCTATAATAATCAAACCTTTGATAATCAACTGATAGTACGGGCTAATGCCGATAAAGGTCAGACCATAGTTAATGAGAGTAAAGATGATAACCCCCACTAGAACACCCGGCACAGTACCGATACCCCCGGTTGTAGATACACCACCAACTACACAAGCTGCAATGGCATCAAGCTCATACATGTTACCGTAGTTATTAGTTGCTCCACCTGTTCTAGCAGCTTCCAGAACGCCTGCCAGACCATAAAGCGCACCAGCAATGGCATAGATGTAAATCAGGTTCTTGGATACATCGATACCGGATACTTTAGCTGCCTGCATATTTCCGCCAATAGCATACATATTCTTACCCAGCTTGGTTTTATTGAATACCACCCACACAATGGCAGCGACACCCAAGGCTATCAGCACGATATACGGGATTGAATATTGGCCGCTCCCGATAAAGCCCGAGCCGATCTTGGTGAAATCAGGACGCAGACCGCCGATTGGCTGGGATTGGTTCGGGTCCATATCAAAGTACAGGGAGTTCAGCCCGTACACGATTAGCATTGTACCCAAGGTAGCGATAAATGGCGGAACATGAAGCTTGGAAACGACAATACCATTTATAAGTCCACAGAGAAGACCAGCAACGATAGCAATTGCTATAGGAAGGATTACTTCCACTTGCGGAAGATCTGGAAAAAAACGACGGGAATAGTCTGGGATTTGCAGCATGGAAGCGGAGATAACCGCCGTAAAACCAACCACCCGTCCAGCTGACAAGTCAGTACCTGCCGTAATAAGGATAAAGGCAACCCCAAGCGCGATGATAACGCGTGTAGACGACTGAATCAGTACGTCACGCAGGGTGTTGATGGACATAAAGTTTGGATCATATATGATGATCCCCATAATCAGCAGTACCAGCACAATGTAAATTGCGTTTTGAGTCACAAAGGATTGAGCTTTTTTAACGTTCATTAGTAGTGATCCCCCTTAAAATTACGCAAACATATTCTCCTATCCGTACTCCTTAATGCTGTGCAGCGAGACGCATAACTTCGGTTTCCGTAGCTTGCTCGCCTTCTAATATTCCTGTAAGCCGTCCTTCCGACATGACCATTACACGGTCAGACATTCCGAGCAGCTCCGGCATTTCAGAGGAGATCATAATGATACTCTTCCCTTGCTGCGCCAAGTCGGCAATTATGGAGTAAATCTCGAATTTAGCCCCTACGTCGATACCACGGGTCGGCTCGTCCAGAAGCAGGATTTCGGGCTCAGTAAGCAGCCATCTAGCAAGCAAGACCTTTTGCTGATTACCACCAGAAAGATTCATGATTAGCGTTTTGGTTGTAGGTGTTTTAGTTCGTAATTTTTCAATCATTTTATCGACTTCAACTTTTTTCTTCTTGCTATTCAGCAGGAAGTACGGTTTTTGATAACGATGTAGATTAGCAATCGCACCATTCTCATGAACAGACAAGACTGGAAATATGCCTGTTACACGACGCTCTTCGGTAAGCAAAGCCATTCCGTGTTTCTTAGCATCTTTCGGAGAATTAATAGTAACATCCTTGCCTTTAATAGAGATCGTTCCGGATTTCAAGGCTCGCAGACCGAACAACGCCTCAATTACTTCAGTTCTCTGGGCACCTACCAGACCCCCAATACCAAGGACCTCTCCACGTCTTAATTCGAAAGACACATCTTTAAAAGATCTTTCCTCCGGAGAGGTTAAGCCTTCCACTTTCATGTATACTTCACCAGGTACGTTGAAGCGTTCAGGGAAACGGCTGGTCAATTCTCGGCCCACCATTTTGGAAATGATAAGATCTGTAGTTAATTCTGCCGCTGGCCAAGTTCCGATTTTTTTACCGTCACGCATAATAGTAACTTCGTCAGAGATTGCAAGAATCTCTTCCATTTTGTGAGATATATAGATAATAGCTACGCCTCTACTTCTGAGATCCCGTATGATCCGGAATAAATGTTCCACCTCCACACTGGTTAGGGAAGAAGTGGGTTCATCCATTACAATAACTCGGGAGTGAAAAGAGACAGCCTTCGCAATTTCAATGGATTGGATTTTGGATACGGAAAGCTTACCCACTAATGTTTCGGGATTCAGGTCGATATCCAGATCTTTAAACAAATTTTCCGTGTCAGTGAACATTTTCTTATGGTCAATAAACTGAATCGGTCCGATTCCCTTCGTTGGAAAACGTCCTAGCCAGATATTCTCCATAACACTTCGGAACGGCACGGGATGCAGCTCCTGGTGAATCATCGAAATACCACTTTTTAACGCATCATTTGAACTGCTGATGGAAGCCTTCTCGCCATCCAAAAAGATCTCACCGGCATCCGGTGAATAAATACCAAAAAGACATTTCATAAGTGTGGACTTACCTGCACCATTCTCGCCCATAAGGGCATGCACCGAACCCGGTCTGACCTTTAAACTAACATCATCCAGCGCTTTGACGCCGGGGAATTCTTT
This genomic stretch from Paenibacillus sp. FSL H7-0737 harbors:
- the mglC gene encoding galactose/methyl galactoside ABC transporter permease MglC; the encoded protein is MNVKKAQSFVTQNAIYIVLVLLIMGIIIYDPNFMSINTLRDVLIQSSTRVIIALGVAFILITAGTDLSAGRVVGFTAVISASMLQIPDYSRRFFPDLPQVEVILPIAIAIVAGLLCGLINGIVVSKLHVPPFIATLGTMLIVYGLNSLYFDMDPNQSQPIGGLRPDFTKIGSGFIGSGQYSIPYIVLIALGVAAIVWVVFNKTKLGKNMYAIGGNMQAAKVSGIDVSKNLIYIYAIAGALYGLAGVLEAARTGGATNNYGNMYELDAIAACVVGGVSTTGGIGTVPGVLVGVIIFTLINYGLTFIGISPYYQLIIKGLIIIAAVAFDMRKYSSKK
- a CDS encoding sugar ABC transporter ATP-binding protein; its protein translation is MEKAEFLLEMNNITKEFPGVKALDDVSLKVRPGSVHALMGENGAGKSTLMKCLFGIYSPDAGEIFLDGEKASISSSNDALKSGISMIHQELHPVPFRSVMENIWLGRFPTKGIGPIQFIDHKKMFTDTENLFKDLDIDLNPETLVGKLSVSKIQSIEIAKAVSFHSRVIVMDEPTSSLTSVEVEHLFRIIRDLRSRGVAIIYISHKMEEILAISDEVTIMRDGKKIGTWPAAELTTDLIISKMVGRELTSRFPERFNVPGEVYMKVEGLTSPEERSFKDVSFELRRGEVLGIGGLVGAQRTEVIEALFGLRALKSGTISIKGKDVTINSPKDAKKHGMALLTEERRVTGIFPVLSVHENGAIANLHRYQKPYFLLNSKKKKVEVDKMIEKLRTKTPTTKTLIMNLSGGNQQKVLLARWLLTEPEILLLDEPTRGIDVGAKFEIYSIIADLAQQGKSIIMISSEMPELLGMSDRVMVMSEGRLTGILEGEQATETEVMRLAAQH